The Vibrio echinoideorum genome includes a region encoding these proteins:
- the mioC gene encoding FMN-binding protein MioC gives MIHIITGSTLGGAEYVGDHLNDLLEEQGHKITLHNQPEYNEIPQQDVWLLVTSTHGAGEFPDNIKPFINALTQQSPDLNQVRFAVVALGDSSYDTFCLAGKSVHSQLEELGAHPISACFTIDILETPVPEDAAEEWFSDHSDQF, from the coding sequence ATGATCCACATTATAACAGGCAGTACTTTGGGCGGTGCCGAATACGTTGGCGATCACCTTAATGATCTTCTTGAGGAGCAAGGGCATAAGATAACCCTTCACAATCAACCTGAATACAATGAGATTCCACAACAAGACGTTTGGTTACTGGTTACCTCAACTCATGGTGCAGGCGAATTTCCAGACAATATTAAGCCGTTTATCAACGCATTGACTCAACAGTCTCCAGACTTAAATCAGGTTCGTTTTGCTGTCGTGGCGCTTGGTGATTCTAGTTATGATACCTTCTGTTTGGCGGGAAAATCAGTCCACAGCCAACTGGAAGAACTCGGAGCTCACCCTATTTCAGCCTGTTTTACCATCGATATACTTGAAACTCCGGTGCCAGAAGACGCCGCTGAAGAGTGGTTTAGCGATCATAGTGACCAGTTTTAA
- the mnmE gene encoding tRNA uridine-5-carboxymethylaminomethyl(34) synthesis GTPase MnmE produces the protein MTTDTIVAQATAPGRGGVGIIRVSGPLATQVALEVTGKTLKPRYAEYLPFKSDDGIELDQGIALYFPNPHSFTGEDVLELQGHGGPVVMDMLIKRILTISGVRAARPGEFSERAFLNDKMDLTQAEAIADLIDASSEEAAKSALQSLQGEFSKRINTLVDSLIYLRIYVEAAIDFPEEEIDFLADGKVSTDLQAIIDNLEAVRQEANQGAIMREGMKVVIAGRPNAGKSSLLNALSGKESAIVTDIAGTTRDVLREHIHIDGMPLHIIDTAGLRDASDEVEKIGIERAWEEIAQADRVLFMVDGTTTDATDPQDIWPDFVDRLPNNIGMTVIRNKADQTSEDLGICYVNDPTLIRLSAKTGEGVDALRSHLKECMGFAGGHEGGFMARRRHLDALERASEHLDIGQQQLEGYMAGEILAEELRITQQYLNEITGEFSSDDLLGRIFSSFCIGK, from the coding sequence ATGACTACAGATACGATTGTTGCTCAAGCGACCGCGCCCGGCCGTGGTGGCGTCGGTATTATCCGCGTTTCCGGCCCATTGGCGACTCAGGTTGCTCTAGAAGTAACAGGAAAAACACTCAAGCCTCGCTACGCTGAGTACCTACCGTTTAAATCTGACGATGGCATCGAACTCGACCAAGGTATCGCGCTTTACTTCCCTAACCCGCACTCGTTTACCGGCGAAGACGTATTAGAGTTGCAAGGCCACGGCGGCCCAGTGGTTATGGATATGCTAATCAAACGTATCCTTACTATTTCAGGCGTGCGAGCTGCGCGTCCTGGTGAGTTCTCAGAGCGCGCCTTTTTGAACGACAAGATGGACTTAACGCAAGCAGAAGCGATTGCTGACTTAATTGATGCAAGCTCAGAAGAAGCAGCAAAATCGGCTCTACAATCGCTACAAGGTGAATTCTCTAAACGTATTAACACGCTAGTTGATTCACTGATTTACCTACGAATCTATGTTGAAGCGGCTATCGACTTCCCTGAAGAAGAAATTGATTTTCTTGCGGACGGTAAAGTAAGTACTGACTTACAAGCTATCATCGACAACCTCGAAGCCGTACGACAAGAAGCCAATCAAGGCGCTATTATGCGTGAAGGCATGAAAGTCGTGATTGCAGGTCGCCCAAATGCCGGTAAATCAAGCTTATTGAATGCGCTGTCAGGTAAAGAGTCTGCGATTGTGACCGATATTGCCGGTACCACGCGTGATGTACTGCGTGAACATATCCATATTGATGGTATGCCACTGCATATTATCGATACTGCAGGCCTGCGTGATGCTTCTGATGAAGTAGAAAAAATCGGTATTGAACGTGCTTGGGAAGAAATAGCTCAGGCAGACCGCGTTTTATTTATGGTCGATGGCACCACAACAGACGCGACTGACCCACAAGATATATGGCCAGATTTCGTTGATCGACTACCAAATAACATCGGTATGACAGTGATCCGTAATAAAGCAGATCAAACCAGTGAAGATCTCGGTATTTGTTACGTTAACGATCCTACGTTGATTCGATTATCAGCTAAAACAGGCGAAGGAGTCGACGCATTACGTAGCCATCTTAAAGAATGCATGGGCTTTGCTGGTGGTCATGAAGGCGGCTTTATGGCACGACGTCGTCACTTAGATGCACTTGAACGAGCGTCTGAGCACCTAGATATCGGTCAACAACAGCTTGAAGGCTACATGGCTGGCGAGATCTTAGCGGAAGAACTTCGTATCACCCAACAGTACCTTAATGAGATAACGGGTGAATTCAGTTCTGATGATCTTTTAGGTCGCATCTTCTCTTCATTCTGTATCGGTAAATAA
- the yidC gene encoding membrane protein insertase YidC — MDSQRNILLIALALVSFLLFQQWNVAKNPAPQAIEQAQSGSTLPAPSYADDLDPAPGQQVASAKTITVTTDVLTLSIDTVGGDVVQANLNEYSAEFDSEDTFVLLKNEPGHQFIAQSGLVGPQGIDLSSTNRPSYTVSADSFTLADGQDELRIPMTYQANGLEYTKTFVLKRGSYAMDVEYDVVNNSGNNATFGMYAHLRQNVMDDGGSLTMPTYRGGAYSTEDTRYKKYSFDDMQDRNLSLNLANGQGWAAMIQHYFASAWIPRDEAGSNLYTRVIGNLGDIGVRMPNKTIATGDEASFKATLWVGPKLQDQMAAVAPNLDLVVDYGWLWFIAKPLHTLLSFIQGIVVNWGLAIICLTFIVRGAMYPLTKAQYTSMAKMRMLQPKLTAMRERIGDDRQRMSQEMMELYKKEKVNPLGGCLPIVLQMPIFISLYWALMESVELRHSPFFGWITDLSAQDPYYILPLLMGASMFLIQKMSPTTVTDPMQQKIMTFMPVMFTFFFLFFPSGLVLYWLVSNIVTLIQQTLIYRALEKKGLHSK; from the coding sequence ATGGATTCTCAACGTAATATCCTGTTAATCGCATTGGCTTTGGTTTCTTTCCTACTTTTCCAACAATGGAACGTAGCTAAGAACCCAGCTCCACAAGCGATTGAGCAGGCACAATCTGGCAGCACCCTACCAGCGCCATCTTATGCAGATGACTTAGACCCAGCTCCGGGCCAACAAGTCGCTTCTGCAAAAACTATCACAGTAACAACTGATGTACTGACTCTGTCAATTGATACGGTTGGTGGTGATGTCGTTCAAGCAAACCTAAATGAATACTCTGCAGAATTCGATTCTGAAGATACGTTTGTTCTTCTTAAGAACGAACCAGGTCACCAATTTATCGCTCAAAGCGGTCTAGTGGGTCCTCAAGGTATCGACCTAAGCAGCACAAACCGCCCTAGCTACACAGTATCAGCAGATAGCTTCACACTTGCTGATGGTCAGGATGAACTACGCATCCCGATGACTTACCAAGCGAACGGCCTTGAGTACACGAAAACATTCGTCCTTAAGCGTGGCAGCTACGCAATGGATGTTGAATACGATGTAGTCAACAACTCTGGTAACAACGCGACATTCGGCATGTACGCTCACCTACGTCAGAACGTTATGGACGACGGTGGTAGCCTAACAATGCCAACTTACCGTGGTGGTGCTTACTCTACGGAAGATACGCGTTACAAAAAATACAGCTTCGACGATATGCAAGATCGCAACCTGTCTCTTAACCTAGCAAATGGTCAAGGTTGGGCAGCGATGATTCAGCACTACTTTGCAAGTGCATGGATTCCTCGCGACGAAGCCGGCAGCAACCTTTACACTCGTGTAATCGGTAACCTTGGCGACATCGGTGTTCGTATGCCGAACAAAACCATCGCTACTGGCGACGAAGCAAGCTTTAAAGCAACGCTTTGGGTTGGTCCAAAACTTCAAGACCAAATGGCTGCAGTTGCACCAAACCTAGACCTAGTAGTTGACTACGGTTGGTTATGGTTCATTGCTAAACCACTTCATACTCTGCTTTCGTTCATTCAAGGCATTGTTGTGAACTGGGGTCTAGCCATTATCTGTCTAACCTTCATCGTTCGTGGTGCTATGTACCCACTAACGAAAGCTCAGTACACGTCTATGGCGAAAATGCGTATGCTTCAGCCTAAGCTGACTGCAATGCGTGAGCGTATTGGCGATGACCGCCAACGCATGAGCCAAGAAATGATGGAGCTGTACAAGAAAGAGAAAGTAAACCCACTTGGTGGCTGTTTACCTATCGTCTTGCAGATGCCTATCTTCATTTCGCTATACTGGGCACTAATGGAGTCTGTTGAACTGCGTCACTCACCGTTCTTCGGTTGGATTACTGACCTTTCAGCACAAGACCCATACTACATCTTGCCACTTCTGATGGGTGCTTCAATGTTCCTAATCCAGAAGATGAGCCCGACAACTGTAACGGATCCAATGCAGCAGAAGATCATGACCTTTATGCCGGTTATGTTCACATTCTTCTTCCTGTTCTTCCCTTCAGGTCTGGTTCTTTACTGGCTAGTATCGAACATCGTAACTCTGATTCAGCAAACGCTTATCTACCGAGCGCTGGAAAAGAAAGGCTTACACTCTAAGTAA
- the yidD gene encoding membrane protein insertion efficiency factor YidD, producing the protein MASPVSPFAWIALIPIYFYRWFISPLIGPRCRFTPTCSLYAIEALKAHGFVKGCWLSGKRLLKCHPLNEGGFDPVPPVQKQDRDK; encoded by the coding sequence ATGGCTTCGCCTGTCTCGCCCTTCGCGTGGATAGCGCTAATACCCATCTATTTTTATAGATGGTTTATTAGTCCACTCATCGGCCCACGCTGCCGATTTACTCCAACCTGCTCTTTATATGCGATAGAAGCGTTGAAAGCTCACGGTTTTGTAAAAGGGTGTTGGTTATCAGGCAAACGTCTATTAAAATGCCATCCTTTGAACGAAGGGGGCTTTGACCCCGTTCCACCAGTCCAAAAACAAGACAGAGATAAATAA
- the rnpA gene encoding ribonuclease P protein component, which translates to MLTPEHYQNVFKQAHRAGSPHFTIIARNNSLSNPRLGLAVPKKQIKTAVGRNRFKRLTRESFRNTQHKLPNKDFVVIAKKSAQDLSNEEMFKLLDKLWLRLSRPSRG; encoded by the coding sequence TTGTTAACTCCCGAACATTATCAAAATGTCTTCAAGCAAGCTCATCGAGCAGGCTCCCCTCATTTCACCATCATTGCCCGAAATAACTCTCTTTCAAATCCTCGCCTTGGATTAGCTGTTCCGAAAAAGCAGATTAAAACCGCCGTGGGTCGTAACCGATTCAAGCGTCTTACTCGTGAAAGCTTTCGTAACACTCAACACAAACTTCCTAACAAAGATTTTGTTGTAATCGCTAAGAAGAGCGCGCAAGATTTAAGCAATGAAGAAATGTTCAAGCTACTCGACAAATTATGGCTTCGCCTGTCTCGCCCTTCGCGTGGATAG